In Priestia megaterium NBRC 15308 = ATCC 14581, the following proteins share a genomic window:
- a CDS encoding sugar phosphate nucleotidyltransferase: MKLVLLSGGSGKRLWPLSNDTRSKQFLKVLEGRDGQKESMVQRVWSQIEAVGLNESTVIATSKLQRDMITGQVGTDIPLIIEPERRDTFPAIALAASYLHSEEQASEDEIVVVLPVDPYVEDGFFERVKDLESVLRDSKADLALMGVTPTYPSSKYGYIVPEGKVQGDSYFTVDCFTEKPSEEAAVGLINQRALWNCGVFAFRLGYLLQILQEKKLPLQFETLHKEYATLPKISFDYEVVEKASHIVALPYDGYWKDLGTWNTLTEEMATSQIGKGVLTDDSANTHLVNELDIPVTVLGVKDVVVAASPDGILVADKASSPKIKEIIGDWNYPPMYEERLWGWSRVLDYAKYDEETEMVTKRIHISKGKNSTYHYHNLRDEVWTIVRGEGELALDDYIRRVKAGDIIHLPAGKKHGIHALTDLEFIEVQTGKVISNEDSIRLIYDWNDVIKQFQSSRPQVIL; encoded by the coding sequence ATGAAACTTGTATTGTTATCGGGTGGATCTGGTAAGCGTCTATGGCCGTTATCAAATGATACGCGTTCGAAGCAGTTTTTAAAGGTATTAGAAGGACGAGATGGACAGAAAGAGTCAATGGTTCAGCGCGTCTGGAGTCAAATTGAAGCGGTTGGGTTAAATGAGTCAACGGTTATTGCGACGTCTAAGCTTCAGCGTGATATGATTACAGGTCAGGTTGGCACCGATATTCCGTTGATTATTGAACCTGAGCGCCGCGATACGTTTCCAGCGATTGCTTTAGCTGCTTCATATCTTCATTCCGAAGAGCAAGCATCTGAAGATGAAATCGTTGTGGTGTTGCCAGTTGACCCTTATGTGGAAGACGGATTTTTTGAACGGGTAAAAGATTTAGAAAGTGTGCTTCGTGATTCAAAAGCGGATTTAGCGTTAATGGGTGTTACACCTACGTATCCTTCATCTAAGTACGGGTACATCGTGCCGGAAGGAAAGGTACAAGGGGACAGTTATTTTACAGTGGATTGTTTTACAGAAAAGCCGAGTGAAGAAGCAGCTGTTGGATTAATTAATCAGCGTGCGCTTTGGAACTGCGGCGTTTTTGCGTTTCGTTTAGGTTATTTGCTTCAAATTTTACAAGAGAAAAAACTTCCACTTCAATTTGAAACGCTACATAAAGAATATGCAACATTGCCTAAAATTAGTTTTGACTATGAAGTGGTGGAAAAGGCAAGTCATATTGTCGCGCTTCCGTATGATGGGTACTGGAAAGATCTTGGTACATGGAATACGTTAACGGAAGAAATGGCGACATCTCAAATTGGAAAAGGTGTATTAACGGACGACTCAGCTAATACGCATTTAGTGAATGAATTAGATATTCCGGTTACGGTATTAGGCGTAAAAGATGTAGTTGTTGCCGCTAGTCCAGATGGGATCTTAGTTGCGGATAAAGCATCTAGTCCTAAGATTAAAGAAATTATTGGCGACTGGAACTACCCTCCAATGTATGAAGAACGTCTTTGGGGCTGGTCACGCGTGTTAGATTATGCAAAGTATGATGAAGAAACTGAAATGGTGACAAAACGTATTCATATTTCAAAAGGAAAGAACTCGACGTATCACTATCATAATTTACGTGATGAAGTATGGACGATTGTACGTGGAGAAGGAGAGCTTGCGCTTGATGACTACATTCGCCGCGTAAAAGCAGGGGATATTATTCACTTGCCGGCTGGCAAAAAGCACGGAATTCATGCGTTAACCGACCTTGAATTTATTGAAGTACAAACGGGAAAAGTGATTTCAAATGAAGATAGTATTCGCCTTATTTATGACTGGAATGATGTGATCAAGCAATTCCAATCATCAAGACCGCAGGTGATTTTATAA
- a CDS encoding glycosyltransferase encodes MKTIAYYISDYGYGHATRSTAIIRQLLKQNEEIEIIICHSFAIEFLRQSFRYERRVRFREILTDVGYVLKENSLEPDADLLNRQVASYVSSFHTKLMYEKHFMKVANVSFVISDISPLGIAGAYLLKLPSLGISNFTWFTAYEGLIGELSLEFLEKRYKQMTYQFSLACSDEPHWGIKENQSFGFYSREINDSEVQRIRKEIDPEGESYIIYFGLGMKVDIGTLSDLPIWQSPNCKFIVSSNVDVTHPNVYKIPQDETETQHYVAAADLGLTKAGWGTISEAVCAGVPLLITNRSSMKEDRHTIDYLVRHQLCDLIEWKELEGLVVTPSLIETCRRQQINRYKNEAMHIAEEINKKINS; translated from the coding sequence TTGAAAACAATTGCCTATTACATTTCAGACTACGGATATGGCCACGCGACTAGAAGCACGGCCATTATTCGTCAATTATTAAAGCAAAATGAAGAAATAGAAATTATTATTTGTCATTCATTTGCGATTGAGTTTCTCAGACAATCTTTTAGATATGAACGTCGTGTGAGGTTTCGAGAGATTTTAACGGATGTCGGCTACGTGCTAAAAGAAAATTCACTAGAACCAGACGCTGATTTGTTGAATCGTCAAGTTGCTTCTTATGTATCAAGCTTTCATACGAAGCTTATGTATGAGAAGCACTTTATGAAAGTAGCCAACGTTTCATTCGTGATTTCGGATATTTCTCCGTTAGGGATCGCAGGTGCCTATCTATTAAAATTGCCTTCTTTAGGAATATCAAATTTCACTTGGTTTACAGCATACGAAGGGTTAATTGGAGAGCTATCGCTGGAATTTTTAGAAAAACGTTATAAGCAGATGACGTATCAGTTTTCGCTAGCATGTAGTGATGAGCCACATTGGGGTATCAAAGAAAATCAAAGCTTTGGTTTTTATTCAAGAGAAATAAACGATTCTGAAGTACAGCGTATTCGTAAAGAGATTGATCCTGAAGGTGAGAGTTACATCATCTACTTCGGTCTGGGTATGAAAGTAGATATTGGAACGTTGTCGGACTTGCCTATTTGGCAAAGTCCAAACTGCAAGTTTATCGTTTCATCGAATGTTGATGTTACTCATCCCAATGTTTATAAAATTCCTCAAGATGAAACAGAAACGCAGCACTATGTAGCAGCAGCTGATCTTGGTTTAACAAAAGCAGGCTGGGGCACGATTAGTGAAGCGGTTTGCGCTGGTGTGCCGCTGTTGATTACAAATCGCAGCAGCATGAAAGAAGATCGTCATACGATTGATTATTTAGTTCGTCATCAGCTATGCGACTTAATAGAGTGGAAAGAGTTAGAAGGTTTAGTAGTAACTCCTTCGCTTATTGAGACATGCAGGCGGCAGCAAATCAATCGCTATAAAAATGAAGCGATGCATATCGCCGAAGAAATCAATAAAAAAATAAACAGTTAG
- the manA gene encoding mannose-6-phosphate isomerase, class I, producing the protein MKKAPIFLAPLFQERIWGGTELESQYGYRIPSAQTGECWAISAHPNGPNTVREGYYAGKTLGELWDEHPEIFGHFNSPCFPLLTKILDANDDLSIQVHPGDEYAQEFENGELGKTECWYILDCKEDATMIFGHRAQSKEEFMQLVNEGHWNDLLQRVKIKPGDFFYVPSGTLHALCEGTLVLETQQSSDTTYRVYDYNRLGQEGKLRELHLEKAIDVTTIPHTESHIEPISIQEKGGTITTFLEEDYFSVYKWDIQSSLELVQTQHFTLGSVIEGNGMLLTEEGEFPLQKGDHFILPSSIEAFTLTGQLEVIASHPNEKVKRIYEAANVAGAMAKI; encoded by the coding sequence ATGAAAAAAGCACCTATTTTTTTAGCGCCTCTATTTCAAGAACGTATCTGGGGTGGAACGGAGTTGGAGAGTCAGTACGGGTATCGTATACCTTCTGCTCAGACGGGCGAGTGCTGGGCGATTTCAGCTCATCCAAACGGCCCGAATACAGTTCGAGAAGGTTATTATGCCGGCAAAACGCTAGGTGAGCTTTGGGATGAGCATCCAGAGATATTTGGGCATTTTAATAGTCCTTGCTTTCCGCTTTTAACAAAAATTTTAGATGCCAATGATGATTTATCCATTCAAGTGCATCCAGGTGATGAGTATGCACAGGAGTTCGAAAATGGTGAGCTCGGGAAAACAGAATGCTGGTATATCTTAGACTGTAAAGAAGATGCGACGATGATTTTTGGTCACCGTGCACAAAGTAAAGAAGAATTTATGCAGTTAGTAAACGAAGGTCACTGGAATGATTTATTGCAGCGTGTAAAAATCAAGCCCGGTGATTTTTTCTATGTTCCAAGCGGTACGCTGCATGCTCTTTGTGAAGGAACTCTCGTTCTTGAAACACAGCAAAGTTCAGATACAACGTATCGTGTGTATGACTATAATCGCCTCGGACAAGAAGGAAAGCTGCGAGAACTTCACTTAGAAAAAGCGATTGACGTGACAACCATTCCTCACACTGAATCACATATAGAGCCTATTAGTATTCAAGAAAAAGGCGGCACCATCACTACTTTTTTAGAAGAAGATTATTTTTCTGTCTACAAATGGGACATACAGTCTTCCCTTGAGCTAGTTCAAACGCAGCACTTTACACTAGGAAGCGTCATTGAAGGAAACGGAATGCTTTTGACAGAAGAAGGAGAGTTTCCGCTGCAAAAAGGAGATCATTTTATTTTGCCAAGTTCGATTGAAGCATTTACTTTAACAGGCCAGCTCGAAGTTATTGCTTCTCATCCAAATGAGAAGGTTAAACGTATATACGAAGCTGCAAATGTTGCTGGAGCTATGGCAAAAATCTAA
- a CDS encoding YveK family protein: MEETISLRELFAVLRKRLWLIVLITIIAATVSGVISFFVLTPVYESKTQILVNQAKNDQQLYNTQTVQTNVQLINTYNDIIKSPAILDKVIKELKLDTSAQSLSGQIQVTNAQDSQVAQIVVQDTSAKRATDIANTTASVFKKEVPKIMNVDNVSVLSKATLGESASPVKPQPLLNIAIAVVVGLMVGIGLSFLLEYLDNTLKTEQDIENILDLPVIGIVTNIKDVPKPSNVSRPDVAARVPQRGETYGS, from the coding sequence ATGGAAGAGACAATTAGTTTGCGAGAGTTGTTTGCAGTGCTTCGTAAGCGTCTTTGGCTTATTGTACTGATTACAATTATCGCTGCAACCGTAAGTGGAGTGATTAGCTTTTTTGTGCTAACGCCTGTGTACGAATCAAAGACACAAATTTTAGTCAATCAAGCGAAAAATGATCAGCAATTGTACAATACGCAAACCGTTCAAACGAACGTACAGCTGATTAACACGTACAATGATATTATTAAAAGTCCGGCTATCTTAGATAAAGTGATTAAAGAGCTAAAACTTGATACGTCCGCTCAATCCCTAAGCGGTCAAATTCAAGTAACAAACGCACAGGACTCGCAGGTAGCACAGATTGTCGTACAAGATACAAGTGCGAAGCGTGCGACTGATATTGCGAATACAACGGCTTCGGTTTTCAAAAAAGAAGTGCCTAAGATTATGAATGTGGATAATGTGAGCGTGCTGTCAAAAGCAACGCTTGGCGAAAGTGCAAGTCCGGTTAAGCCTCAGCCTCTTTTAAATATTGCGATTGCGGTCGTAGTTGGTTTGATGGTAGGTATCGGGTTGTCATTCTTACTTGAATACTTAGACAACACGTTAAAGACCGAGCAAGATATTGAAAATATTCTAGATCTTCCTGTGATTGGAATTGTGACGAACATTAAAGATGTACCTAAGCCATCAAACGTATCGCGACCAGATGTAGCTGCTCGCGTACCGCAAAGAGGTGAGACGTATGGCTCGTAA
- a CDS encoding CpsD/CapB family tyrosine-protein kinase yields MARKNKAQKNDKMLTLKRRLLAHNSPKDPVAEQYRTIRTNIQFSNVDQDIKTIVVTSSGAEEGKSTTASNLATVYAQQGLKVLLIDADLRKPTGHYTFRLENHIGLTNVLTRQSTLAQAVQESEIPHLSVLTSGPIPPNPSELLASAQMAELLKEMKEQFDMIIFDTPPILAVADAQILANQVDGTILVVSSGKTEKDAALKSKELLSNAQGKLLGVVLNNRKVEEGNYYYYYGTN; encoded by the coding sequence ATGGCTCGTAAAAACAAAGCTCAAAAAAATGATAAAATGCTGACGTTAAAAAGACGTTTGCTTGCTCATAACAGTCCAAAAGATCCGGTAGCGGAACAGTACCGTACAATTCGTACAAATATTCAGTTCTCAAACGTTGATCAAGACATTAAAACGATTGTTGTCACATCAAGCGGTGCTGAAGAAGGGAAGTCCACAACAGCTTCTAATCTAGCAACGGTTTACGCACAGCAAGGTTTAAAGGTACTACTAATTGATGCTGATTTACGTAAACCAACGGGTCATTACACGTTCCGATTAGAAAACCATATTGGTCTTACGAATGTGTTAACTCGTCAATCTACGTTAGCGCAAGCGGTTCAAGAATCAGAAATTCCTCATCTTTCTGTTTTAACAAGCGGTCCTATTCCGCCAAATCCATCTGAACTGTTAGCATCTGCTCAGATGGCCGAACTGTTAAAAGAAATGAAAGAGCAGTTTGATATGATCATTTTTGATACGCCTCCGATTTTAGCTGTGGCTGATGCGCAGATTTTAGCGAATCAAGTAGACGGTACGATTTTAGTAGTCAGCAGCGGTAAAACAGAGAAAGACGCTGCGTTAAAATCGAAAGAGCTGTTAAGCAACGCGCAAGGCAAGCTGCTTGGGGTTGTGTTAAATAACCGAAAAGTAGAAGAAGGTAACTACTATTATTATTATGGTACCAATTAA
- a CDS encoding tyrosine-protein phosphatase, translating to MIDLHCHILPEVDDGSASNEMSIEMAKRAVSEGITAIVATPHHQNGRYLNEKEAILQSVEQLNSLLVREGVPLTILPGQENRIYGELLDDYNQGKILTLNNTGKYLFVEFPSSQVPRYAERLLFDIQSQGIIPIIVHPERNSRLLEDPNLLYNFINKGALAQVTASSLVGHFGKKITKFSHQLIDANLVHFVSSDAHNLQHRSFHMQDAIDVIESEHGRDYYYMFLENAQCVVDGTQCYKESPEKIMRKKFLGIF from the coding sequence ATGATTGACTTACATTGTCACATTTTGCCTGAAGTGGATGATGGTTCTGCAAGTAACGAGATGAGTATTGAAATGGCGAAGCGAGCCGTATCAGAAGGCATCACGGCAATTGTTGCCACGCCTCATCATCAGAATGGCAGATATCTCAATGAAAAAGAAGCTATTTTACAGAGTGTTGAACAGTTAAATAGTTTATTAGTTCGTGAAGGAGTGCCATTAACCATTTTACCTGGTCAAGAAAACCGTATTTACGGTGAACTCTTAGACGACTATAATCAAGGCAAAATTCTCACTTTAAATAATACGGGAAAATACTTGTTTGTTGAATTTCCTTCGAGCCAAGTCCCTCGATATGCGGAGCGGCTGCTGTTTGATATTCAATCACAGGGAATCATCCCTATTATTGTCCATCCAGAACGAAACAGTCGATTGTTAGAAGATCCTAATCTTCTCTATAACTTTATTAATAAAGGAGCATTAGCTCAAGTTACAGCTTCTAGCTTGGTTGGACACTTTGGAAAGAAAATAACGAAATTTTCTCACCAGTTAATAGACGCCAACCTCGTGCACTTTGTTTCCTCAGACGCCCATAATCTCCAGCATCGCTCTTTTCATATGCAAGATGCGATTGATGTGATTGAAAGTGAGCATGGAAGAGATTATTATTATATGTTTCTAGAAAACGCTCAATGTGTTGTCGACGGTACACAGTGTTACAAAGAATCTCCAGAAAAAATTATGCGGAAAAAGTTTCTAGGCATTTTTTAA
- the wecB gene encoding non-hydrolyzing UDP-N-acetylglucosamine 2-epimerase codes for MQQRIKVMTIFGTRPEAIKMAPLVLELNKRSEEFESIVTVTAQHREMLDQVLRVFDITPDHDLNIMKDRQTLMDVTTRGLQGLDQVMKEVQPDIVLVHGDTTTTFIAGLAAFYNQIKVGHVEAGLRTWNKYSPYPEEMNRQLTGVLADLHFAPTTKSAHNLLKENKKEETLFITGNTAIDALKTTVLEEYSHPVLDRVGDDRLILLTAHRRENLGEPMRNMFRAIKRIVEEHDDVQVVYPVHLNPVVRELADEVLGNDPRIQLIEPLEVVDFHNFASRAHIILTDSGGVQEEAPSLGVPVLVLRDTTERPEGIEAGTLKLAGVEEETIYSLAKELLTNEEEYARMSKASNPYGDGFASKRIADAISEYFSAQNK; via the coding sequence TTGCAACAGCGTATTAAAGTAATGACGATTTTTGGAACACGTCCAGAAGCCATTAAAATGGCTCCCCTTGTATTAGAATTAAATAAACGTTCAGAAGAATTTGAATCTATCGTGACAGTAACCGCTCAGCACCGTGAAATGCTAGATCAAGTGCTGCGTGTGTTTGATATTACACCGGATCACGACTTGAACATTATGAAAGACCGTCAAACGCTTATGGACGTCACAACACGCGGACTTCAAGGACTAGATCAAGTCATGAAAGAAGTTCAGCCTGATATCGTACTTGTTCACGGCGATACAACAACAACCTTCATCGCAGGTCTTGCGGCTTTTTATAATCAAATCAAAGTAGGTCATGTAGAAGCGGGTCTTCGTACATGGAATAAATATTCTCCGTACCCGGAAGAAATGAACCGCCAGTTAACAGGAGTATTAGCGGACCTTCATTTTGCTCCTACTACAAAATCTGCTCATAACTTATTGAAGGAAAATAAAAAAGAAGAAACGTTGTTTATTACAGGAAACACAGCAATTGATGCACTGAAAACGACCGTGTTAGAAGAATATTCTCATCCGGTATTAGATCGTGTAGGCGACGACCGCCTAATTCTGTTAACTGCTCACCGCCGTGAAAATCTTGGTGAACCAATGCGCAATATGTTCCGCGCGATTAAACGAATTGTAGAGGAACATGATGACGTACAAGTTGTCTATCCTGTGCATTTAAATCCTGTTGTTCGTGAATTGGCAGATGAAGTGTTAGGAAATGATCCTCGCATTCAATTAATTGAACCTCTAGAAGTAGTGGACTTCCATAATTTCGCTTCGCGTGCTCATATCATTTTAACGGATTCAGGCGGCGTGCAAGAAGAGGCTCCTTCATTAGGTGTACCGGTATTAGTGCTGCGTGATACAACAGAACGTCCTGAAGGCATTGAAGCTGGAACGTTGAAGCTTGCAGGTGTAGAAGAAGAAACTATTTATTCACTTGCTAAAGAGCTTCTAACAAATGAAGAAGAATATGCTCGTATGTCTAAAGCATCTAACCCGTACGGTGATGGCTTTGCTTCAAAACGTATTGCTGATGCGATTAGCGAATATTTTAGTGCTCAAAATAAGTAA
- the galU gene encoding UTP--glucose-1-phosphate uridylyltransferase GalU, producing MSKVKKAIIPAAGLGTRFLPATKAMPKEMLPIVDKPTIQYIIEEAIESGIEDIIIVTGKGKRAIEDHFDNAPELEQNLVEKEKFELLEKVRQSANVEIHYIRQKEPKGLGHAVWCARKFIGDEPFAVLLGDDIVQAETPCLRQLMNQYDETLSSVIGVQTVPENETNRYGIVDPISSNGRRYQVDTFVEKPALGTAPSNLAIMGRYIFTPEIFKFLEQQEIGAGGEIQLTDAIQKLNEIQRVFAYDFEGKRYDVGEKLGFIQTSLEFALQHEDLRDDLLTFMDELLQRENVKA from the coding sequence ATGTCAAAAGTAAAAAAAGCGATTATTCCAGCTGCGGGATTAGGTACACGTTTCTTGCCAGCAACAAAAGCAATGCCAAAAGAAATGCTTCCAATTGTAGACAAACCGACTATTCAGTACATCATTGAAGAAGCAATTGAATCTGGTATTGAAGATATCATTATCGTAACGGGTAAAGGAAAGCGTGCGATTGAAGATCATTTTGATAATGCTCCTGAACTAGAACAAAACCTTGTAGAAAAAGAAAAGTTCGAGCTTCTAGAAAAAGTGCGTCAATCAGCGAATGTAGAAATTCACTACATCCGTCAAAAAGAGCCAAAAGGATTAGGGCATGCGGTTTGGTGTGCGCGCAAATTTATTGGAGATGAGCCGTTTGCTGTGCTGCTCGGAGACGACATTGTTCAAGCAGAAACACCTTGCCTGCGCCAGCTGATGAATCAGTATGACGAAACATTATCTTCTGTGATCGGTGTGCAGACGGTTCCAGAAAACGAAACGAATCGTTATGGAATTGTAGATCCTATTTCAAGCAATGGACGCCGCTACCAAGTGGATACATTCGTTGAAAAGCCAGCGCTAGGAACAGCACCTTCTAATCTAGCTATTATGGGACGCTATATCTTCACGCCTGAAATCTTCAAGTTTTTAGAACAGCAGGAAATAGGCGCAGGCGGAGAGATTCAATTAACGGATGCGATTCAAAAGCTTAACGAAATTCAGCGCGTATTTGCTTACGACTTTGAAGGGAAACGTTACGATGTGGGTGAAAAGCTCGGATTTATTCAAACGTCGCTAGAATTTGCTCTTCAGCATGAAGATTTACGTGATGATTTACTTACATTTATGGATGAGCTATTACAGAGAGAAAACGTAAAAGCTTAA
- a CDS encoding glycosyltransferase family 4 protein has product MTKRVLVISQHFYPEIGSAGNRIKNIYKLLKDENYDVNVLTTEPTYPNKKIYHDEQFWDDESIDEENDVTRIGVKNRKYSRSIINRLMYYLEIAFKMMLFILTDRKQYDVIFVTSPPIFIAVVGLLAKYRYRRPLILDIRDLWPESLKGVGVFNYPVVISVFSRLEKILYVKADHIIVNSEGFIRFMTEKYAIPLNKIHFMPNAANRNEISMIESGSDVFKVMYAGNIGLAQDVTVLMELAKELNEYSIELTVMGYGFKKKEFVRFAKEHKLTNVRFIKPTTRQECLHIISEHHIGIVTLNGNRVFETVLPGKIIDYMTCGIPIVASVSGYAKDVIVSHEAGIVSDTNTADDMLRHILYLYQNPSKRSEMSRNSLNYVKNHFFWEKNIEVLIRLIENKSSEQLHIEQPESVDKVEVL; this is encoded by the coding sequence TTGACAAAAAGGGTACTTGTGATTTCTCAACATTTTTATCCTGAAATCGGTAGTGCAGGAAATCGTATAAAAAATATATATAAACTCTTAAAAGATGAAAATTATGACGTAAATGTACTGACGACTGAGCCCACATATCCAAATAAAAAGATCTATCATGACGAACAGTTTTGGGATGATGAGTCAATTGATGAAGAAAATGATGTAACGCGCATTGGTGTGAAAAATCGCAAGTATTCTAGAAGTATTATCAATCGTTTAATGTATTATTTAGAAATTGCTTTTAAAATGATGCTATTCATTTTAACCGACCGAAAACAGTACGATGTGATTTTCGTTACATCTCCGCCTATTTTTATTGCTGTCGTCGGGCTGCTTGCCAAATACCGTTACCGGAGGCCACTTATTTTAGACATTCGAGATTTATGGCCCGAATCGTTAAAAGGCGTAGGGGTATTCAATTACCCAGTCGTTATTTCTGTGTTCAGCCGCCTAGAAAAAATTCTCTATGTGAAAGCTGATCATATTATTGTAAACAGCGAAGGCTTTATTCGGTTTATGACAGAGAAATATGCTATTCCGTTAAATAAAATTCATTTTATGCCTAATGCTGCAAATCGTAATGAAATTTCGATGATTGAATCTGGAAGCGACGTATTTAAAGTTATGTATGCAGGCAATATTGGTTTAGCACAAGATGTAACGGTTCTAATGGAACTTGCAAAAGAATTAAATGAGTATAGTATTGAATTGACAGTCATGGGATATGGGTTTAAAAAGAAAGAATTTGTACGTTTTGCCAAAGAGCATAAGTTAACAAATGTTCGATTTATTAAACCGACTACTCGTCAAGAATGTTTACATATTATTTCTGAACACCATATTGGAATTGTGACGTTGAACGGTAATCGAGTATTTGAAACGGTTCTTCCTGGTAAAATCATTGATTATATGACGTGTGGTATTCCTATTGTCGCTTCGGTTTCTGGCTATGCTAAAGACGTGATTGTTTCACATGAAGCTGGAATTGTATCAGATACGAATACAGCAGATGACATGCTAAGACATATCTTATACTTGTATCAGAATCCTTCTAAAAGAAGTGAAATGTCTCGTAATAGCTTAAATTATGTGAAAAATCATTTCTTCTGGGAGAAAAATATTGAAGTATTAATACGTTTAATTGAGAATAAAAGTTCTGAGCAGCTGCATATAGAGCAGCCAGAATCAGTGGATAAGGTTGAAGTGTTATGA
- a CDS encoding glycosyltransferase has translation MRKNVCMFVWNHFTNDARVLRECTALSENGYAVDLICIHDPNNPDLKQYEEVNEHFHVHRVKRYPSSLLFMKKAYRALLKYKVLALIAFLLWLGAAYVAPYVVLPVTIVAALLLKTKLQVVWVRGSIILRMILKGRKKKYEIYHSNDLNTLPQGFICSKLRFKRKYLVYDSHEVQTSRTGYDSGVYAKMESFFINKIDSMIVENHTRAKYNEDLYGFYPNVVYNYPFQPKKRDQETIDLHERLGLPENEKILLYQGGIQTGRGLEKLVQAAPLFKEGTLVFIGDGRIKPELERMVAEMKLEDKVKFIPKVPLQDLPKYTKSAYLGFQVLNNVCFNHYSASSNKLFEYIMSDVPVVACDFPEIKKVVEGEHIGLCVDSHDYEEIASAVNQLLRDPMLRTTMSHNCKTAKFKYNWENEQMEFLKVYQAI, from the coding sequence ATGAGAAAAAATGTTTGTATGTTTGTATGGAATCATTTTACCAATGACGCGCGTGTCCTGCGCGAATGTACGGCTTTATCAGAGAATGGTTATGCCGTTGATTTAATTTGTATTCACGACCCGAACAATCCGGATTTGAAACAGTATGAAGAAGTAAACGAACATTTTCACGTTCATCGCGTAAAGCGTTATCCTTCCTCGCTGCTTTTTATGAAAAAAGCGTATCGTGCACTTCTAAAATATAAAGTGCTTGCTCTGATCGCTTTTTTACTGTGGTTAGGAGCAGCGTACGTAGCTCCTTACGTAGTCCTTCCTGTTACAATTGTAGCTGCTCTGTTATTAAAAACGAAGCTGCAAGTGGTCTGGGTAAGAGGAAGTATTATCTTAAGGATGATTTTAAAAGGCAGGAAGAAGAAATACGAGATTTATCACTCGAATGATTTAAATACGTTGCCTCAAGGATTTATCTGTTCAAAGCTTCGCTTTAAGCGTAAGTATCTTGTCTATGATTCTCACGAGGTGCAAACGAGCAGGACGGGCTACGACAGCGGTGTATACGCAAAGATGGAATCTTTCTTTATTAATAAAATTGACTCTATGATTGTAGAAAATCATACGCGTGCAAAATACAATGAAGATTTATATGGTTTTTATCCGAACGTCGTTTACAACTATCCATTTCAACCCAAAAAGCGTGATCAAGAAACGATTGATTTACATGAACGTTTAGGGCTTCCTGAAAATGAAAAGATTCTGTTGTATCAAGGTGGTATTCAAACGGGAAGAGGCCTTGAAAAGCTTGTTCAAGCAGCGCCGTTATTTAAAGAGGGGACACTAGTCTTTATTGGAGATGGACGTATTAAACCAGAGCTAGAGCGTATGGTAGCGGAAATGAAGTTAGAAGATAAAGTGAAATTCATTCCGAAAGTACCGCTACAAGATTTACCGAAGTATACAAAAAGTGCGTACTTAGGTTTTCAAGTATTAAATAATGTTTGTTTCAATCATTACTCAGCTTCTTCAAATAAATTATTTGAATATATCATGAGCGATGTGCCTGTGGTAGCATGTGATTTCCCGGAGATTAAAAAAGTAGTAGAAGGCGAGCACATAGGATTGTGTGTAGACTCGCATGATTACGAAGAGATTGCTAGTGCTGTCAATCAGTTGTTAAGAGATCCTATGTTACGTACAACGATGAGTCATAACTGTAAAACGGCTAAGTTTAAATACAATTGGGAAAATGAGCAAATGGAGTTTTTAAAAGTCTATCAGGCAATATAA